The following coding sequences are from one Lolium rigidum isolate FL_2022 chromosome 6, APGP_CSIRO_Lrig_0.1, whole genome shotgun sequence window:
- the LOC124660119 gene encoding BRCA1-associated RING domain protein 1-like has protein sequence MSATHTSTVVNIETETDDGSLEVLQQSYRQNEPMASQSSSPAKSSLAGNKNVSPTKGPHKRVCADATKVASLGVNASKTGQHLHPCKKNKGSGKHSKLEDYQGDAELRRLQTPTNLFEDECVFCHSFRTSENFHGPIVLYRKGRIVSSDEGVPKNAIYVHKECMDWAPRVCLVGDDIVNMEKEISRSSRLKCSRCKLPGAALGCYHHPCPKNYHVPCAVMIPECRWDMKNRHVWCPKHASDPLPCDVTSSPIMESGITSPILQNQYSDKQGMSVIHIRENQQVDQLNTSSFSSLPQGQCSGKGLRLLTKGYSQCSGYRREEKQMNQSRTLVNEKVLLGSALSASQKDSLKKFASLTNSTLVEEWDKNVTHVIVDRSAGIICGRSYEVLMAILSGKWVVRAECYGPKKGRAGAAEGAPKLFSGLHFFLSAYMDLELRENLENLISAAEGKVLEAQESACENPAKVYFVYGGGPPRDFAATLLVHKEIEEARNYAAWGAQVICHLWLFDAITSYDVRMLERSYREGR, from the exons ATGTCTGCTACTCATACCAGCACGGTGGTCAACATAGAAACAGAAACTGACGATGGAAGTCTTGAGGTTCTACAACAAAGTTACAGGCAGAACGAGCCAATGGCTAGTCAAAGCAGCAGTCCTGCGAAATCAAGCCTCGCTGGG AATAAAAATGTGTCACCCACAAAGGGTCCACATAAGAGAGTTTGTGCTGATGCAACCAAAGTTGCATCACTAGGTGTTAATGCAAGTAAAACTGGACAGCACCTGCACCCCTGTAAAAAAAACAAGGGTTCAGGGAAACATAGCAAGTTGGAAGACTATCAAGGTGATGCTGAATTGAGGAGACTGCAAACACCAACCAACTTATTTGAAGATGAATGTGTTTTCTGCCATTCATTTAGAACCAGTGAGAAT TTTCATGGTCCCATAGTCCTGTATCGAAAGGGAAGGATTGTGTCCAGTGATGAGGGCGTTCCAAAAAATGCCATCTATGTTCATAAAGAGTGCATGGACTG GGCCCCAAGAGTGTGTCTTGTTGGCGATGATATTGTTAACATGGAGAAGGAAATCAGCCGTTCATCAAGATTGAAATGCAGCAGATGCAAGCTTCCGGGGGCAGCTCTTGGCTGTTATCACCACCCCTGCCCCAAAAATTATCATGTTCCATGTGCAGTGATGATCCCAGAATGCCGCTGGGATATG AAAAATCGCCATGTTTGGTGCCCCAAGCATGCATCTGATCCATTACCATGTGATGTAACGAGCTCACCAATAATGGAAAGTGGCATTACTTCTCCCATCCTTCAAAA CCAATACTCAGATAAACAAGGAATGTCTGTCATTCATATAAGGGAAAATCAACAAGTAGATCAACTGaacacttcaagtttttcttccttGCCTCAGGG CCAATGTTCAGGCAAAGGACTTAGACTACTAACAAAGGGATACAGCCAATGTTCCGGTTACCGGAGAGAAGAAAAACAAATGAACCAGTCAAGAACCCTTGTGAACGAAAAGGTCCTGCTTGGTTCAGCTTTAAGTGCATCACAGAAG GATTCTCTCAAAAAATTTGCTTCCTTGACCAATTCAACCTTGGTTGAGGAATGGGACAAAAATGTGACTCATGTTATTGTGGACAGAAGTGCGGGTATCATATGTGGCAGGTCATATGAGGTCCTGATGGCGATACTCTCTGGAAAATGGGTTGTCAGAGCTGAATGtt ATGGACCAAAGAAAGGAAGAGCTGGAGCAGCTGAAGGG GCACCAAAGCTTTTCTCGGGGCTGCATTTCTTCCTCAGCGCGTACATGGACCTGGAACTCAGGGAAAACCTAGAAAATCTCATATCAGCCGCCGAAGGGAAGGTCCTGGAGGCACAGGAGAGTGCGTGCGAAAATCCCGCCAAGGTATACTTCGTCTACGGTGGCGGCCCTCCAAGAGATTTCGCTGCCACTTTACTTGTTCACAAGGAGATAGAGGAGGCACGGAACTATGCGGCATGGGGAGCGCAGGTGATCTGCCACCTTTGGCTGTTTGATGCCATCACGTCTTACGATGTGCGGATGCTGGAACGGAGTTATCGCGAGGGCCGCTAG